The Streptomyces sp. NBC_01255 genome window below encodes:
- the eboE gene encoding metabolite traffic protein EboE — MRFRHPDGSTVHLAYCTNVHPAETLDGVLAQLRDHCEPVRRRLGRDRLGIGLWLARAAAHTLTTDPASLRALRAELDRRGLEVVTLNGFPYEGFGADEVKHRVYQPDWTRPERLAHTTDLARLLAALLPEDVSEGSVSTLPLAWRTPFGTRAAATARTALATLATRLDALEELTGRSIRIGLEPEPGCTVETVADAVAALSGVPRARIGVCLDTCHLATSFEDPRTALDALTAAGIAVPKAQLSAALHAEHPHLPEVRAALGAFAEPRFLHQTRTRTAAGLRGTDDLPEALATPGAGPGPGAGLPDATPWRAHFHVPLHAPPAPPLDSTLPVLQETLGLLVGGPHPLTRHLEVETYTWQALPADRRPRTRARLADGIAAELTLARDLLTDLGLKELP, encoded by the coding sequence ATGCGCTTCCGGCACCCCGACGGCTCCACCGTCCACCTCGCGTACTGCACCAACGTCCACCCGGCCGAGACCCTCGACGGCGTCCTCGCCCAGCTCCGCGACCACTGCGAGCCCGTCCGCCGCCGCCTCGGCCGCGATCGTCTCGGCATCGGCCTCTGGCTCGCACGCGCCGCCGCCCACACCCTGACCACCGACCCGGCCTCGCTCCGCGCCCTGCGCGCCGAACTCGACCGCCGCGGCCTCGAAGTGGTCACCCTGAACGGCTTCCCCTACGAGGGCTTCGGCGCCGACGAGGTCAAGCACCGGGTCTACCAGCCCGACTGGACCCGTCCCGAACGCCTCGCCCACACCACCGACCTGGCCCGGCTCCTCGCCGCGCTCCTCCCCGAGGACGTCAGCGAGGGATCCGTCTCCACCCTGCCCCTCGCCTGGCGCACCCCCTTCGGCACCCGCGCGGCCGCCACCGCCCGCACCGCCCTGGCCACGCTCGCCACCCGCCTCGACGCACTCGAGGAGCTCACCGGACGAAGCATCCGGATCGGCCTCGAACCGGAACCCGGCTGCACCGTCGAAACGGTCGCCGACGCCGTCGCCGCGCTCAGCGGCGTACCGCGCGCCCGCATCGGCGTCTGCCTCGACACCTGCCACCTCGCGACCTCCTTCGAAGACCCACGCACCGCCCTCGACGCGCTCACCGCCGCCGGAATCGCCGTCCCCAAGGCGCAGCTCTCCGCCGCGCTCCACGCCGAACACCCGCACCTCCCCGAGGTCAGGGCCGCGCTCGGTGCCTTCGCCGAACCCCGCTTCCTCCACCAGACCCGTACGAGGACCGCCGCCGGCCTGCGGGGCACCGACGACCTCCCCGAAGCCCTCGCCACCCCCGGCGCGGGCCCCGGCCCCGGCGCCGGCCTTCCCGACGCGACGCCCTGGCGCGCCCACTTCCACGTCCCCCTCCACGCCCCACCCGCCCCTCCGCTCGACTCCACGCTTCCCGTCCTCCAGGAGACCCTCGGCCTCCTCGTCGGCGGACCCCACCCGCTCACCCGTCACCTGGAGGTCGAGACCTACACCTGGCAGGCCCTCCCTGCCGACCGTCGCCCCCGTACCCGCGCCCGGCTCGCGGACGGCATCGCCGCCGAACTGACCCTGGCCCGCGACCTGCTGACCGACCTCGGCCTCAAGGAACTGCCGTGA
- a CDS encoding TatD family hydrolase, which yields MRVFDPHIHMTSRTTDDYQAMRDAGVRALVEPSFWLGQPRTSPASFLDYFDSLLGWEPFRAAQYGITHHCALALNPKEANDPRCTPVLDDLPRYLAKDGVVAVGEIGYDSLTPAEDTALAAQLQLAADQGLPALVHTPHRDKLTGLRRTIDVVRESALAPDRVLLDHLNETTVKEAADSGAWLGFSVYPDTKMDVDRMVAILRNHGTARVLVNSAADWGRSDPLKTRAVGDAMLAAGFTDDDVDRVLWRNPVAFYGLSGRLRLDLPSPQGLHEGNSLLRGGE from the coding sequence ATGCGCGTCTTCGACCCCCACATCCACATGACCTCGCGCACCACGGACGACTACCAGGCGATGCGCGACGCCGGCGTCCGCGCCCTCGTCGAACCCTCCTTCTGGCTCGGCCAGCCCCGCACCTCGCCCGCCTCCTTCCTCGACTACTTCGACTCGCTCCTCGGCTGGGAACCCTTCCGCGCCGCCCAGTACGGCATCACCCACCACTGCGCCCTCGCCCTCAACCCCAAGGAGGCCAACGACCCCCGCTGCACCCCCGTCCTCGACGACCTGCCCCGCTACCTCGCCAAGGACGGTGTCGTCGCCGTCGGCGAGATCGGCTACGACTCCCTGACGCCGGCCGAGGACACCGCCCTCGCCGCCCAGCTCCAGCTGGCCGCCGACCAAGGCCTGCCCGCCCTCGTCCACACCCCGCACCGCGACAAGCTCACCGGCCTGCGCCGCACCATCGACGTCGTCCGCGAGTCCGCGCTCGCCCCCGACCGCGTCCTCCTCGACCACCTCAACGAGACCACCGTCAAGGAGGCCGCCGACAGCGGCGCCTGGCTCGGCTTCTCCGTCTACCCCGACACCAAGATGGACGTGGACCGGATGGTCGCGATCCTCCGGAACCACGGGACCGCGCGGGTCCTCGTGAACTCGGCAGCCGACTGGGGCAGGAGCGACCCCCTCAAGACCCGTGCCGTCGGCGACGCCATGCTCGCCGCCGGATTCACCGACGACGACGTCGACCGGGTCCTCTGGCGCAACCCCGTCGCCTTCTACGGACTCAGCGGGCGCCTCCGGCTCGACCTCCCCTCCCCACAGGGCCTGCACGAGGGCAACTCCCTCCTCCGCGGCGGGGAATGA
- a CDS encoding EboA domain-containing protein, producing MLTGTARTWLDSALTEAAARTPDWESHFVAAGRHCGHTHADSARTLLLRTAAADAATLTRLYHHGAAAERRAVLLALPSLVPGPEAVPLVEDALRTHDTTLIAAALGPYAATHLTPHTWRHALLKCLFTGVPVTAVAGLAERSAGDTELARMLAAHAAELTAAGRPLPADLPHVLALTATAPVEES from the coding sequence ATGCTGACCGGCACCGCCCGCACCTGGCTGGACTCGGCACTCACCGAAGCCGCCGCCCGCACCCCCGACTGGGAATCGCACTTCGTCGCCGCCGGACGCCACTGCGGCCACACCCACGCGGACTCCGCCCGCACCCTCCTCCTCCGGACGGCCGCCGCCGACGCCGCCACACTCACCCGCCTCTACCACCACGGCGCCGCCGCCGAGCGCCGCGCCGTCCTCCTCGCCCTCCCCTCCCTCGTCCCCGGCCCCGAGGCCGTACCCCTCGTCGAGGACGCCCTGCGCACCCACGACACCACCCTCATCGCCGCCGCCCTCGGCCCCTACGCCGCCACCCACCTCACCCCCCACACCTGGCGCCACGCCCTGCTGAAATGCCTCTTCACCGGCGTCCCCGTCACCGCCGTCGCCGGCCTCGCCGAGCGCTCCGCCGGAGACACCGAACTCGCCCGGATGCTCGCCGCCCACGCCGCCGAGCTCACCGCCGCGGGCCGCCCCCTCCCCGCCGACCTGCCCCACGTCCTCGCCCTCACCGCCACCGCACCCGTCGAGGAGTCCTGA
- a CDS encoding sugar phosphate isomerase/epimerase family protein — translation MSTAPHPGPRPTPRLRLGYGTNGLTDLRLDEALGLLADLGYDGVGLTLDHMHLDPLAPDLAAHTARVGRRLAALGLGVTVETGARYVLDPRRKHGPSLLDADPQDRAARTRLLLRAVRVAADLGAHAVHCFSGTVPADTSPDEAWKRLTTSLTPVLEAADAARVPLAVEPEPGHLLATLDDFHHLRGLLGAPPPTVLGLTLDIGHCQCLEPLPPADCVRAAAPWVHHVQIEDMRRGVHEHLPFGDGDIDFPPVLAALADLTTAGYTGLTVVELPRHSHAGPEIARTALSFLRQEAPEC, via the coding sequence ATGAGCACCGCCCCCCACCCCGGGCCCCGCCCCACACCCCGCCTCAGGCTCGGCTACGGCACCAACGGCCTCACCGACCTGCGGCTCGACGAGGCCCTCGGCCTCCTCGCCGACCTCGGCTACGACGGCGTCGGCCTGACCCTCGACCACATGCACCTCGACCCGCTCGCGCCCGACCTGGCCGCCCACACCGCCCGGGTCGGCCGGCGACTGGCCGCCCTCGGACTCGGTGTCACCGTCGAGACCGGCGCCCGCTACGTCCTCGACCCCCGCCGCAAACACGGACCGTCGCTGCTCGACGCGGACCCCCAGGACCGGGCCGCCCGCACCCGGCTGCTGCTCCGGGCCGTCAGGGTCGCGGCCGACCTCGGCGCACACGCCGTGCACTGCTTCAGCGGCACCGTCCCCGCGGACACCTCACCCGACGAGGCCTGGAAGCGGCTCACCACCTCCCTCACACCCGTCCTGGAAGCCGCAGACGCCGCCCGCGTCCCCCTCGCCGTCGAACCCGAACCGGGTCACCTCCTCGCCACCCTCGACGACTTCCACCACCTGCGCGGACTCCTCGGAGCACCCCCACCCACCGTCCTGGGCCTCACCCTCGACATCGGCCACTGCCAGTGCCTCGAACCCCTCCCTCCCGCCGACTGCGTACGGGCCGCCGCCCCCTGGGTGCACCACGTCCAGATCGAGGACATGCGCCGCGGTGTCCACGAACACCTGCCGTTCGGCGACGGAGACATCGACTTCCCGCCCGTCCTCGCCGCTCTCGCCGACCTCACCACCGCCGGCTACACCGGGCTCACCGTCGTCGAACTGCCCCGGCACTCCCACGCCGGCCCCGAAATCGCCCGCACCGCCCTCTCCTTCCTGCGGCAGGAGGCCCCGGAATGCTGA
- a CDS encoding SCO3242 family prenyltransferase: protein MTTRATGGPRAWAELLRVSALASVPGDVLAGAAAAGSRPGRGTLWAIAASLCLYEAGMALNDWADRDEDAAERPHRPLPSGRITPAAALAASAALTATGLGLASRASRPALAVATALATTVWVYDLGLKHTPAGPATMATARALDLLLGATATTDPPRRALRSLPAALPAAALLGAHTYAVTAVSRHETHGGSTRTPLAALAVTLAVAGTVSSRAKQSPPSGAPAPRPRPTLPPPRLGPLLALAYARTPATHLLHAALNPSAALTERAVGGGIRATIPLQAALAARAGAPGTALGLLGLVPLARALARKVSPT, encoded by the coding sequence ATGACGACCCGCGCGACCGGCGGCCCGAGGGCCTGGGCGGAACTCCTCCGCGTCTCGGCGCTTGCCTCCGTACCCGGCGACGTCCTCGCCGGGGCGGCCGCCGCCGGCTCGCGCCCCGGGCGCGGCACGCTGTGGGCGATCGCCGCGTCCCTCTGCCTGTACGAGGCGGGCATGGCACTCAACGACTGGGCCGACCGCGACGAGGACGCCGCCGAACGCCCGCACCGCCCGCTGCCCTCAGGCCGCATCACCCCCGCCGCCGCCCTCGCGGCCTCGGCCGCCCTGACGGCGACCGGCCTCGGCCTCGCCTCCCGCGCCAGCCGCCCGGCCCTCGCGGTCGCCACCGCCCTCGCCACCACCGTCTGGGTCTACGACCTCGGCCTCAAGCACACTCCGGCGGGCCCGGCCACGATGGCGACCGCCCGAGCCCTCGACCTCCTCCTCGGCGCCACGGCCACCACCGACCCGCCGCGCCGCGCCCTCCGCTCGCTCCCCGCCGCTCTGCCCGCCGCCGCTCTCCTCGGCGCCCACACCTACGCCGTCACCGCCGTCTCCCGCCACGAGACCCACGGCGGCTCGACCCGCACCCCGCTCGCGGCGCTCGCCGTGACCCTGGCGGTGGCCGGGACGGTATCGAGCCGCGCGAAACAATCCCCTCCCTCCGGGGCCCCCGCCCCCCGCCCCCGCCCCACCCTCCCCCCTCCCCGCCTCGGCCCCCTCCTCGCCCTGGCCTACGCCCGCACCCCCGCCACCCACCTCCTGCATGCGGCGCTCAACCCCTCCGCGGCGCTCACCGAGCGGGCCGTCGGCGGCGGGATACGGGCGACGATCCCGCTCCAGGCCGCGCTGGCCGCCCGCGCCGGAGCCCCCGGCACGGCGCTCGGGCTCCTCGGGCTCGTCCCGCTCGCCCGCGCCCTCGCCCGGAAGGTGAGCCCCACATGA